The Stomoxys calcitrans chromosome 3, idStoCalc2.1, whole genome shotgun sequence genome includes a region encoding these proteins:
- the LOC106081220 gene encoding uncharacterized protein LOC106081220 codes for MSDFIERSGMLKKESTLYQNLLNELKRLTPNIWCAQCYLVKEDLFVMQNIIDLGYEPLKDSSVFLTKPQIGSILKGLASMHACSVGYEQKNNLKIGEKLKDVLYEVTVSPKVVWYTAGIKAVLAVALKHPLYQAEPLQNFIKSRLPAILDTVYEMVNPSNKYHNVFCHRDVWGGNVFFAKDQPYEKGAAFVDFQLCRYSPAAIDVLMTLYINVRPQDRRAMENECHELYYQQFSDELTQMSLKASDFMSYEQFKNSLNDLALFGALYNCIAATILRVPGDYLKDMKLNRPDDFHRYTNVDRTDEVLELVKIDAKFRDYMLECIDDMMELILKDYYYKSK; via the exons ATGTCAGATTTCATTGAACGTTCGGGCATGTTGAAAAAGGAGTCGACACTGTACCAAAACCTACTGAATGAATTGAAAAGGTTGA CTCCTAATATCTGGTGTGCCCAGTGTTATCTGGTGAAGGAAGATCTTTTTGTTATGCAAAATATTATAGATCTAGGCTATGAGCCACTCAAAGATTCATCAGTGTTTCTGACTAAACCTCAGATAGGTTCAATACTCAAAGGATTGGCCAGCATGCACGCCTGCAGTGTGGGATATGAGCAAAAAAATAACCTGAAGATTGGAGAAAAGCTAAAGGATGTGTTGTATGAGGTGACAGTTTCGCCAAAGGTTGTATGGTATACAGCAGGTATAAAG GCCGTTTTGGCAGTGGCCCTCAAACACCCCCTCTATCAGGCTGAACCTTTGCAAAACTTCATCAAATCACGTTTGCCTGCTATTTTGGATACAGTCTACGAAATGGTGAATCCCTCCAACAAATACCACAATGTTTTCTGTCATCGAGACGTTTGGGGTGGTAATGTGTTCTTTGCCAAAGATCAACCATACGAGAAAGGCGCAGCCTTTGTGGACTTTCAATTATGTCGCTACTCACCGGCAGCCATAGATGTACTTATGACTCTCTACATTAATGTTCGTCCCCAGGATCGTAGGGCTATGGAAAATGAATGTCATGAGTTGTACTATCAGCAGTTCTCGGATGAGTTGACTCAGATGTCCTTGAAGGCCTCGGATTTCATGTCATACGAGCAATTCAAAAACTCCCTCAATGACTTGGCTCTATTTGGTGCCTTGTACAATTGTATAGCGGCCACAATTCTACGAGTACCCGGTGACTATTTGAAGGATATGAAATTAAATCGTCCAGATGATTTCCATCGTTACACTAATGTGGATCGTACTGATGAAGTATTGGAATTAGTAAAAATCGATGCAAAGTTTAGAGATTATATGCTGGAATGCATAGATGATATGATGGAATTGATACTAAAGGACTACTATTACAAAAGCAAATAA